In the genome of Ignavibacteriota bacterium, one region contains:
- a CDS encoding alpha-galactosidase gives MRKSILIRLLFVLCPFILSSQSIDNINANKWLKEKFAKGSIPPFSFVYNGISSDSIITSWDYKIEILKSNEPYVENYLYTYTDNKSGLVVKCYTTYYSDFNVAEYVLRFINTSTLKTPIIENASVINNTFTYKESGVFILHHSLGSNAAVNDFQPFDEKMQVGKNILMTPIGGRSSDNTAFPFFNIESPAKQGIVAAIGWTGKWFADVVQRDEKSVSLRSGMENMHLTLYPKEEIRTPKICLLFWNGEDRIIGHNQFRRFILAHHTRKINGIKPELPLSVSFELDGAPFPCTVHTCITETSALAHIKRYQQFKLTPELFWIDAGWYSGCGWDKANGEWPQNVGNWTIDKERFPNGFRSVSEAAHSSNAKLMVWFEPERVQKGTQIYNEHPEWLKGLSNSDSYLYDLGNSDARLWITNYITDFLKNEGIDYYRQDFNFDPMPYWKKYDTPDRVGISEAKYIEGLYAFWDSLLVRFPNLIIDNCASGGRRIDLETTSRSTPFWRTDLEQNATGNQNHTYGLNLYLPLHGTALYKTGNYYFRSSLGSLAVINWSVNGSNNETIQTYQQYISDFKRLREYYYGDYYPLTTAHSRYMNNNSWLAYQLNRPDQKDGIILAFRRDRYTDDSMIIKLNGLEADSKYELYYEDNGARIIKLGKELTEGIEIKILDKPGSLLISYKEMAK, from the coding sequence ATGAGAAAATCCATTTTAATTAGATTACTTTTTGTTTTATGTCCATTTATTCTTTCCAGCCAGTCTATAGATAATATAAATGCAAACAAATGGCTTAAAGAAAAATTTGCTAAAGGGAGTATTCCGCCATTCTCGTTTGTATATAACGGCATATCATCAGATTCTATTATTACAAGCTGGGATTACAAAATAGAAATACTTAAATCAAATGAACCCTATGTTGAGAATTATTTATATACTTATACAGATAATAAAAGCGGCTTAGTTGTAAAATGTTATACTACTTATTATTCAGATTTTAATGTTGCGGAATATGTATTAAGATTTATAAATACATCAACTCTAAAAACCCCAATAATTGAAAATGCTTCTGTAATTAATAATACGTTTACTTATAAAGAAAGCGGAGTGTTTATACTTCATCACTCGTTAGGAAGCAATGCTGCTGTAAATGATTTTCAACCTTTCGATGAAAAAATGCAAGTTGGTAAAAACATTTTAATGACTCCCATTGGAGGTCGTTCTTCAGATAATACGGCATTTCCATTTTTCAATATTGAAAGTCCGGCAAAACAAGGAATTGTTGCTGCAATTGGTTGGACGGGTAAATGGTTTGCTGACGTAGTTCAAAGAGATGAAAAATCAGTTTCTTTGAGATCCGGAATGGAAAATATGCATTTAACATTATATCCAAAAGAAGAAATCAGAACACCTAAAATTTGTCTTTTGTTCTGGAATGGCGAAGATAGAATTATAGGTCATAATCAATTTAGGAGGTTTATATTAGCTCATCATACAAGAAAAATTAATGGCATTAAACCTGAGTTACCTTTGTCCGTTTCATTCGAATTGGATGGGGCTCCTTTTCCATGTACAGTTCACACTTGCATAACGGAAACTTCAGCATTGGCACATATAAAACGATATCAGCAATTTAAACTTACACCGGAATTATTTTGGATTGATGCCGGATGGTACTCTGGATGCGGATGGGATAAAGCAAATGGTGAATGGCCGCAGAATGTGGGTAATTGGACAATTGATAAAGAACGTTTCCCCAATGGATTTAGATCGGTATCCGAGGCAGCTCATTCCTCAAATGCAAAATTAATGGTGTGGTTCGAACCTGAACGAGTTCAAAAAGGTACACAAATTTACAACGAGCACCCTGAATGGCTGAAAGGTTTATCCAATTCTGATTCATATTTGTACGACCTTGGAAATTCTGATGCAAGACTTTGGATTACAAATTATATTACAGATTTTTTAAAAAATGAAGGCATAGATTATTATAGACAAGATTTCAATTTTGATCCTATGCCCTATTGGAAAAAATATGATACGCCTGACAGAGTTGGTATTTCGGAAGCAAAATATATTGAAGGCTTATATGCTTTTTGGGATAGTTTACTCGTACGGTTTCCCAATTTGATTATTGATAACTGTGCAAGCGGCGGAAGAAGAATTGATTTAGAAACAACTTCCCGAAGTACACCATTTTGGAGAACTGATTTGGAACAGAACGCGACCGGAAATCAAAATCATACTTATGGTTTAAATTTATATTTGCCTCTTCACGGAACAGCTTTATATAAAACAGGTAATTATTATTTTAGATCAAGTTTAGGAAGTTTAGCTGTTATAAACTGGAGCGTTAATGGCAGCAACAATGAAACTATTCAAACATATCAGCAATATATTTCTGATTTTAAACGATTGAGAGAATACTATTACGGTGATTACTATCCGTTAACAACCGCACATAGTCGTTATATGAATAACAACTCGTGGTTGGCTTACCAGTTAAATCGTCCTGATCAGAAAGATGGAATAATATTGGCATTTAGGCGTGATAGATATACGGACGATTCGATGATAATAAAATTAAATGGATTAGAAGCTGATTCAAAATATGAATTGTATTATGAAGACAATGGAGCTAGAATTATAAAATTAGGTAAAGAACTAACAGAAGGAATTGAAATTAAAATTTTGGATAAACCGGGTTCTTTACTTATTAGCTATAAAGAAATGGCAAAATAA
- a CDS encoding glycosyl hydrolase, translating to MNLRKLKFLHFGFSDQWKVRIKLKYWSKKVFKNSFHIFAPSMFYFVISSCGSTSDKLIERSMNEYFENPPDSVRPGVYWYFMDGNISKKEITEDLESMKEVGIGSVIFLEVNVGVPRGTVNFLSEEWQESFVHAVRECERLGITFTLGIGPGWSGSGGPWVKPEESMRHLVYNSTKVTGGLNQKITIEKPERRTPFFGENVLTDELRKLSDDYYEDIALLAFPTDSNNNIIKDIDEKALYYRAPYSSVQHVKPYLNEPFKNISSEISAIKKNEIIDLTNSLQKDGQLNWQVPVGNWTIMRFGMRNNGAVTRPAPLPGLGFECDKFDTSALNNHFTEYVGKLIKKVNPLKVGTGGWTMLHMDSWEMGAQNWSSEFRKEFQARRGYDPLLYLPAYSGKVIENKEITERFLWDIRTTSQELIFDYHVRHLKKLGNKFGMRLSIEPYDMNPTSDLELGAFADIPMCEFWSKGFGFNTSFSCFEASSLANLLGVNVVQAEAFTAESTEAWKLYPGAMKNQGDWAFSTGINKFFYHTFAHKAIGNQYRPGMTMGPYGVHWDRGQTWWPMVSEYHKYISRCSYMLQQGRKVADILYLTPEGAPNVFRPPTSALSGNDTIPDHKGFNFDGCPPSLLISKASVNENKIIFPGGASYKILILPDQKTMTPELLEKIETLVKAGAVVIGNPPVQSPSLVNYPNCDVFVETTAIKLWGQMEIPLKLSQRNYGEGKIFWGGELNSNIKDEQYPSYEATAALLNKLGIQEDFICLSPIRYIHYTNNECDIFFVSNKSDSSISAECLFRIKNGNPQLWDPLNAKIIKLSNYSEHNNQTTVQIDFKPYQSYFVVFYKNESSVQINTEIKKNILETTTIKNLTDGWTVSFDPKWGGPERINFNELSDWTKRFEYGIKYYSGLAMYKKNFELSLDDFKFDNSEMYLELGEVKNIAHIRLNGKNLGIVWTAPWHVNITDAAKVGSNNLEIEIANLWVNRLIGDEQFPYDGVIDNKWPDWLLEGKPRTSGRFTFTPKRFYTKNDSLLKSGLIGPVKITIQKSTGK from the coding sequence ATGAATTTAAGAAAATTAAAATTTTTACATTTTGGATTTAGTGACCAATGGAAAGTTAGAATAAAACTCAAATATTGGTCTAAAAAAGTATTTAAAAATTCCTTTCATATTTTTGCGCCTTCAATGTTTTATTTTGTAATATCTTCATGTGGATCAACTTCAGACAAATTAATAGAACGGAGCATGAATGAATATTTTGAAAATCCTCCCGATTCTGTGCGGCCTGGAGTATACTGGTATTTCATGGATGGTAATATTTCCAAAAAAGAAATAACGGAAGATCTTGAATCAATGAAAGAAGTCGGGATTGGCAGTGTAATATTTCTAGAGGTTAATGTTGGAGTTCCAAGGGGAACAGTTAATTTTTTAAGTGAAGAATGGCAAGAATCTTTTGTTCATGCGGTTCGTGAATGTGAAAGACTTGGAATAACATTTACTCTCGGTATTGGACCGGGTTGGAGTGGAAGCGGTGGTCCCTGGGTTAAGCCCGAAGAATCTATGCGGCATTTGGTTTATAATTCTACTAAAGTAACCGGAGGTTTAAATCAGAAAATTACTATTGAAAAACCGGAACGCAGAACCCCTTTTTTTGGCGAAAATGTTTTAACTGATGAATTAAGAAAATTAAGCGATGATTACTATGAGGATATAGCGCTGCTTGCTTTTCCTACGGACTCAAATAATAACATAATAAAAGATATTGATGAAAAAGCGTTATACTATCGCGCTCCATATTCTTCTGTGCAACATGTAAAGCCATATTTAAACGAACCATTTAAAAATATTTCATCGGAAATATCGGCAATTAAAAAGAATGAAATTATTGATCTGACAAATTCATTGCAGAAAGACGGACAGCTTAATTGGCAAGTACCGGTTGGAAATTGGACCATTATGCGTTTCGGGATGAGAAATAACGGGGCTGTAACACGACCAGCTCCACTGCCCGGATTAGGTTTTGAATGTGATAAATTTGATACCTCAGCGCTTAATAATCATTTCACGGAATATGTAGGAAAACTTATTAAAAAGGTTAATCCACTGAAAGTTGGTACAGGCGGTTGGACTATGTTACATATGGATAGCTGGGAAATGGGCGCGCAAAACTGGAGTTCTGAATTCAGGAAAGAGTTTCAAGCTCGTCGCGGATACGACCCTCTACTTTACCTTCCTGCGTATAGTGGAAAGGTTATAGAAAATAAAGAAATAACAGAAAGATTTTTATGGGATATTAGAACTACTTCTCAAGAACTCATTTTTGATTATCATGTCCGTCATCTTAAAAAACTTGGCAATAAGTTCGGAATGAGATTATCAATTGAACCGTATGATATGAATCCAACTTCTGATCTTGAACTTGGCGCATTTGCTGATATTCCAATGTGCGAATTCTGGAGTAAAGGTTTTGGTTTTAATACTTCATTCAGTTGTTTTGAAGCCTCATCTTTAGCCAATCTTCTAGGTGTTAATGTGGTTCAGGCAGAGGCATTTACTGCCGAATCAACGGAAGCTTGGAAATTATATCCCGGCGCAATGAAAAATCAAGGCGATTGGGCTTTTTCAACCGGCATAAATAAATTTTTTTATCATACCTTCGCTCATAAAGCAATTGGAAATCAGTATCGTCCCGGCATGACTATGGGTCCATATGGCGTGCATTGGGATAGAGGTCAAACCTGGTGGCCAATGGTTTCTGAATATCATAAATATATTTCAAGATGTTCGTATATGCTTCAACAAGGAAGAAAAGTTGCCGATATTTTATACTTAACTCCGGAAGGCGCACCAAATGTATTTAGACCGCCAACATCAGCATTATCAGGGAACGATACTATTCCGGATCACAAAGGATTTAATTTTGATGGCTGTCCTCCAAGTTTATTGATTTCAAAAGCAAGCGTAAATGAAAACAAAATTATATTTCCCGGTGGAGCTTCATATAAAATACTGATCTTGCCTGATCAAAAAACAATGACGCCTGAATTACTTGAAAAGATAGAAACGTTAGTTAAAGCCGGAGCTGTTGTAATTGGTAATCCGCCGGTCCAATCTCCAAGTCTGGTAAATTATCCCAATTGTGATGTATTTGTTGAAACTACAGCCATAAAATTATGGGGACAAATGGAAATCCCTTTAAAATTATCACAGAGGAATTATGGCGAAGGGAAAATATTTTGGGGCGGTGAATTAAATTCGAATATTAAAGATGAGCAATACCCAAGCTATGAAGCAACAGCAGCATTGTTAAATAAATTGGGCATTCAAGAAGACTTTATTTGTTTATCTCCGATTCGGTATATTCATTATACCAACAATGAATGTGATATATTTTTTGTTTCAAATAAATCTGATTCATCTATTAGTGCGGAATGTCTTTTTAGAATAAAAAATGGAAATCCGCAATTATGGGATCCTTTAAATGCTAAAATTATAAAATTATCCAATTATTCAGAACATAATAATCAAACTACTGTACAAATTGATTTTAAACCATATCAAAGTTATTTTGTTGTGTTCTATAAAAATGAAAGTTCTGTGCAGATCAATACTGAAATTAAGAAGAATATTTTGGAAACGACTACAATTAAAAATTTAACAGATGGATGGACAGTTTCTTTCGATCCCAAGTGGGGCGGGCCGGAACGAATAAATTTTAATGAACTTTCGGATTGGACAAAGCGTTTTGAATATGGAATAAAATATTATTCCGGACTAGCTATGTATAAAAAGAACTTTGAATTGTCGTTAGATGATTTCAAATTTGATAATTCAGAAATGTATCTTGAATTAGGCGAAGTAAAAAATATAGCTCATATTAGGCTGAACGGTAAGAATCTGGGTATTGTTTGGACAGCTCCATGGCATGTTAATATTACAGACGCCGCAAAAGTCGGCAGCAACAATTTGGAAATTGAAATAGCCAATCTTTGGGTAAATAGGTTAATAGGCGATGAACAATTTCCATATGATGGCGTGATAGATAATAAATGGCCGGATTGGCTTCTTGAAGGTAAGCCGCGTACAAGTGGCAGATTTACATTTACACCAAAAAGATTCTATACTAAAAATGATTCTTTGTTGAAGTCGGGTTTAATTGGACCAGTAAAAATTACTATTCAAAAATCTACAGGTAAATAA
- a CDS encoding class II fructose-bisphosphate aldolase, translated as MPLVNLKTILAEAELKSNAVAMFDVVGTDSLKAIIKGAEECNSPVIIALAEVHMPYAPLELIAPLMIDAAKRSSVPVAVHLDHGINYETIIKAMNLGFTSVMFDGSILDFEENLSKTKEIVKVAKALNISVEAELGHVGGSEGGGEDNYKEYYTDPDLAEKFVAKTGIDALAVAIGTIHGEYFKEPCLDLNRLSKIHSKVNIPLVLHGGSGLSNNDFNECISRGIRKINIFTEMSFAAAEGVRKYLNENKKVHCFEYSEFAEKCMKDVVKEKITLFGLTKNYSEA; from the coding sequence ATGCCGCTAGTGAATTTAAAAACAATTTTAGCCGAAGCGGAATTAAAGTCCAATGCAGTCGCAATGTTTGATGTTGTTGGAACTGATAGTCTAAAAGCTATTATTAAGGGCGCAGAAGAATGCAATTCTCCAGTTATTATTGCTTTGGCAGAAGTTCATATGCCATATGCTCCGCTTGAATTAATCGCTCCTTTAATGATCGACGCGGCAAAAAGGTCATCAGTTCCTGTGGCTGTGCATTTAGATCATGGAATTAATTATGAGACTATTATAAAGGCTATGAACTTAGGGTTTACTTCAGTAATGTTTGATGGTTCAATTCTTGATTTTGAAGAAAATCTCTCGAAAACAAAAGAGATTGTAAAAGTGGCAAAAGCTCTAAATATTTCTGTAGAAGCAGAACTGGGTCATGTTGGAGGCAGTGAAGGCGGTGGCGAGGATAACTATAAAGAATATTACACTGATCCTGATTTGGCTGAAAAATTTGTTGCTAAAACAGGTATAGACGCGCTTGCTGTAGCTATTGGAACAATTCATGGGGAATATTTTAAAGAACCATGCTTAGATTTAAACAGATTATCTAAAATTCATAGTAAAGTAAATATTCCGCTTGTACTTCATGGAGGTTCTGGACTTTCTAATAATGACTTTAATGAATGTATTTCACGAGGTATTAGAAAGATAAATATATTTACAGAAATGTCATTTGCGGCAGCAGAAGGAGTAAGAAAATATCTAAATGAAAATAAAAAAGTTCATTGTTTTGAATATTCCGAATTTGCTGAAAAGTGTATGAAGGATGTTGTTAAAGAAAAAATAACTTTGTTTGGACTTACAAAAAACTATAGTGAGGCTTAA
- a CDS encoding carbohydrate kinase family protein, with the protein MHEITCLGIIVADVIAKAVDKLPKEGELDIVEQIEMHLGGCAANCSVDLELIGVKTAVIGKVGEDGLGSFVIGNMKYNGVNVNGISISKTSKTSASIVLVNSKSERSFIHQLGANADFTMEDIDLSIILNSKILFVAGALLMPKFDGDSTANLLKMVSESGIITVMDTAWDSTGKWMKLIEPCLPFLDYFIPSFEEAEMLTDKHEPEEIANVFLKGGVKTVVIKLGSMGCFIKNRNGEKFFIDAFKGIDVVDTTGAGDAFAAGFITGLLKGWDLRFCGQFANAVGAHCVMKVGATSGIKKMDEIINFINYHNK; encoded by the coding sequence TTGCACGAAATTACATGTCTTGGCATTATCGTTGCCGATGTGATAGCTAAGGCTGTTGATAAATTGCCTAAAGAGGGTGAGCTAGATATTGTAGAACAAATTGAAATGCATTTGGGCGGGTGCGCAGCTAATTGTTCGGTTGATCTTGAATTAATTGGAGTAAAAACCGCCGTTATTGGAAAAGTTGGTGAAGATGGACTTGGTTCATTTGTAATTGGTAATATGAAATATAATGGCGTTAATGTGAATGGTATTTCAATTAGCAAAACAAGTAAAACTTCGGCTTCTATTGTATTAGTTAATTCTAAAAGTGAACGGTCGTTTATACATCAACTTGGCGCAAATGCAGATTTTACAATGGAGGATATTGACTTATCAATAATTCTCAATTCTAAAATATTGTTTGTTGCAGGTGCTTTATTAATGCCGAAATTTGATGGAGATTCTACCGCTAATTTATTAAAAATGGTTAGCGAGTCCGGGATAATTACAGTAATGGATACCGCGTGGGATTCGACTGGTAAATGGATGAAATTAATTGAACCTTGTTTGCCTTTTTTAGATTATTTTATTCCGAGTTTTGAAGAAGCAGAAATGCTTACGGATAAACATGAACCTGAAGAAATTGCAAACGTATTTTTAAAAGGAGGAGTTAAAACAGTTGTTATTAAACTTGGTTCAATGGGCTGTTTTATTAAGAATCGAAACGGTGAAAAATTCTTTATTGATGCATTTAAAGGAATTGATGTTGTTGATACAACAGGCGCGGGAGATGCGTTTGCCGCTGGATTTATTACCGGTTTATTAAAGGGCTGGGATCTTAGATTTTGCGGGCAATTTGCTAACGCAGTTGGCGCTCATTGCGTAATGAAGGTTGGAGCAACCTCCGGAATAAAAA